A region from the Sulfurimonas sp. genome encodes:
- the rmuC gene encoding DNA recombination protein RmuC, translating to MEPLSIVSIVAISTVALGLIYWLKKSLEAGDAMRQEVGALPFLHRQISELKENALLLNQELLKKNETIETLREKYALVREKNSELQANLYAQQANNIKLQTEFNEQGKKLELKLNEIMQNSLEGKLKKFDETSLKSLDTILKPFKENIDSFKKKIEEAEVSSIKKFAELSKEIEQVTKAGMNISQEAQNLTTALKGKKQTQGSWGEMILESVLEYSGLLKNVHYQTQESYKDEQGKTKRPDVIIKLPQERTMIIDSKVSLVDYDNYIRAQSEEERVIAVEGIITAFKNHIDILDSKDYAHYKIGTLQYVFMFIPIEGAFALAVQKDPTLYEYALKKHIAIVNPSTLIVSLRTIYLYWQSEKSNSLSIKLFDEAGKLYDKMVGFADNFHRMGNQIKTLSLTYENSQKQLSEGSGNILGRVENLKKLGARASKTLKDSKIEFSEFDEESLDIFVAENEIELLEEQKL from the coding sequence ATGGAACCTCTTAGCATCGTAAGCATAGTTGCTATCTCAACCGTTGCTTTAGGCTTGATATATTGGCTTAAAAAAAGTTTGGAAGCGGGCGATGCTATGCGCCAAGAGGTTGGGGCATTGCCTTTTTTACATCGGCAGATAAGCGAGCTAAAAGAAAATGCACTACTGCTTAATCAAGAACTTTTAAAAAAAAATGAGACGATAGAGACACTTAGGGAAAAGTATGCACTCGTAAGAGAAAAAAATTCCGAACTTCAAGCAAACCTATATGCACAACAAGCAAATAATATAAAACTGCAAACGGAGTTTAACGAGCAGGGCAAGAAACTGGAACTTAAACTTAATGAAATCATGCAAAACTCTCTTGAAGGCAAACTCAAAAAATTTGATGAAACTTCTCTAAAATCACTAGATACTATTTTAAAACCGTTTAAGGAAAACATCGACTCTTTTAAGAAAAAGATTGAAGAAGCAGAAGTCAGCAGCATAAAAAAATTTGCAGAGCTATCCAAAGAGATTGAGCAAGTTACAAAAGCGGGTATGAATATCAGCCAAGAGGCGCAAAATCTCACAACCGCTCTAAAGGGCAAAAAGCAGACGCAGGGAAGCTGGGGCGAGATGATACTTGAGAGTGTTTTGGAGTATTCGGGTCTTTTAAAAAATGTTCATTATCAAACCCAAGAGAGTTACAAAGATGAGCAGGGCAAAACCAAACGACCCGATGTTATTATCAAACTCCCGCAAGAGAGAACGATGATAATCGACTCAAAAGTCTCTTTAGTCGATTATGACAACTATATCAGAGCGCAGAGCGAAGAAGAGCGCGTTATAGCCGTTGAGGGCATCATAACCGCTTTTAAAAATCATATAGATATACTTGACTCTAAAGATTATGCACACTACAAAATAGGAACTCTGCAATATGTCTTTATGTTTATCCCGATTGAGGGAGCGTTTGCGCTAGCCGTTCAAAAAGATCCGACCCTTTACGAATATGCTCTTAAAAAACATATAGCCATTGTAAATCCCTCCACCCTCATCGTCTCTTTGCGAACCATATATCTTTACTGGCAGAGTGAAAAGTCAAACTCTCTGAGCATCAAACTCTTTGATGAAGCAGGAAAACTTTACGATAAAATGGTAGGGTTTGCGGATAATTTTCACAGAATGGGAAATCAGATAAAGACGCTAAGTTTAACTTACGAAAATTCTCAAAAACAGCTAAGCGAGGGAAGCGGCAACATACTGGGAAGAGTTGAAAACCTAAAAAAACTCGGTGCAAGAGCTTCAAAAACACTTAAAGATTCTAAAATAGAGTTTAGCGAGTTCGACGAAGAGAGCCTTGATATTTTCGTAGCAGAAAATGAGATTGAACTTTTAGAAGAGCAAAAGTTATAA
- a CDS encoding YbgC/FadM family acyl-CoA thioesterase — translation MQIRVYYEDTDAGGIVYHSNYLNFCERARSELFFKKGLSPVLKNGHFVAKKIEADYISSAKLGDELYVETELIGMRAASFELLQTIFKDEGSSLGHKKIFELKILLVYTTFDGRPQKITQDVKELLSLLFIA, via the coding sequence GTGCAGATAAGAGTCTATTACGAAGATACTGATGCAGGCGGGATAGTTTATCACTCAAATTATCTAAATTTTTGCGAGAGAGCTAGGAGTGAACTGTTTTTTAAAAAAGGACTTTCGCCAGTTTTAAAAAACGGTCATTTTGTAGCAAAAAAAATAGAAGCAGATTATATCAGCAGTGCAAAGTTGGGTGACGAATTGTATGTAGAAACAGAGCTAATCGGGATGAGGGCAGCTTCATTTGAGCTTTTGCAAACTATTTTCAAGGATGAAGGTTCGTCTTTGGGGCATAAGAAGATATTTGAGTTAAAAATATTGCTTGTTTATACCACTTTTGACGGCAGACCTCAAAAAATCACGCAAGATGTAAAAGAGCTTCTTTCTCTACTCTTCATCGCTTAA
- a CDS encoding uracil-DNA glycosylase has product MDSFQNLILLQNLYRLKALGFEYSDSFSVNQKSSNEKPHNLDEIKRDISTCHLCDLSKSRSQSMSGYGNPNADVMIIDYTVSLSEDSTNSYYCGRSGEMLKSMIENVLGLKIEDIYFTHAVKCKPLNSNTPSSSEWDSCKNYLFSQIEFVKPKVVVTLGKEAYAKVTAENENFQSVRGHVVSFKDYKLIPIYHPNHLLRNPDDKKVTFNDLKTIKSCI; this is encoded by the coding sequence TTGGACTCTTTTCAGAACCTGATTCTTCTTCAAAATCTTTATAGATTAAAAGCTCTCGGTTTTGAATATAGTGATTCGTTCTCTGTAAATCAAAAAAGTTCAAATGAAAAACCTCATAATCTTGATGAAATAAAACGAGATATATCCACCTGTCACCTATGCGACCTTAGCAAATCAAGGTCTCAAAGTATGAGCGGTTACGGAAATCCAAATGCAGATGTTATGATAATCGACTACACAGTTTCGCTAAGTGAAGACAGTACAAACTCATACTACTGCGGCAGAAGCGGTGAAATGCTAAAAAGTATGATAGAGAATGTTTTAGGTCTAAAGATTGAAGATATATATTTTACACATGCTGTCAAATGCAAACCTTTAAACTCGAACACACCGTCAAGTTCTGAGTGGGATTCTTGCAAAAATTATCTATTTTCGCAGATAGAGTTTGTAAAACCAAAAGTAGTTGTTACCTTAGGTAAAGAAGCTTATGCTAAAGTTACGGCAGAAAATGAAAATTTTCAAAGCGTAAGAGGACATGTCGTGAGTTTTAAAGATTATAAGCTGATACCGATTTATCATCCAAATCATCTGCTTAGAAATCCCGATGATAAAAAAGTAACATTTAATGATTTAAAAACTATAAAGAGTTGTATATGA
- a CDS encoding gamma-glutamylcyclotransferase: MTKSEQIKKFIKKLPLHEDFTFKYVRENLPDFSTDIIRVNLHRLHDNGTITIKDKGTFSREDEYFEVYLFVYGTLKKGFENEHFLNKAKYISKASTVRKFAMYTAKGGEYPYLLKDKPLHNIEGELYKIARRDLLKKIDLFEGSPDYYTRESIEVKSRSFDTNKRAFTYFYVNKKEHKKKEPITEWKKPKLFDMDAYHKLIMDRDI, from the coding sequence GTGACAAAATCAGAACAAATTAAAAAATTTATAAAAAAGCTCCCTTTACATGAGGATTTTACTTTTAAATATGTTCGTGAAAATTTACCTGATTTCTCTACTGACATTATACGAGTCAATCTTCATAGACTTCATGATAATGGAACAATAACTATTAAGGACAAGGGTACTTTTTCTCGAGAGGATGAATACTTTGAGGTCTATCTTTTTGTCTATGGAACGCTAAAAAAAGGATTTGAGAATGAACATTTTCTTAATAAAGCTAAATATATTTCAAAAGCATCCACTGTTAGAAAGTTCGCAATGTACACAGCAAAGGGAGGAGAATATCCATATCTATTAAAAGATAAACCTTTACATAATATAGAAGGTGAGCTATACAAAATTGCACGAAGAGATTTATTAAAAAAAATAGATCTCTTTGAGGGAAGTCCTGACTACTATACTCGAGAGTCGATAGAAGTTAAGAGTAGAAGTTTCGATACCAATAAAAGAGCATTTACTTATTTTTATGTGAATAAAAAAGAGCATAAAAAGAAAGAACCCATTACGGAGTGGAAAAAGCCGAAGCTCTTTGATATGGATGCTTATCATAAGTTAATTATGGACAGAGATATTTAA
- a CDS encoding tyrosine-type recombinase/integrase produces MLMKLNIETRTLHNTRHTFASMMLNNGIDPMWVSNTLGHENLDITLRVYAHFMPKKEKMVIGFLEKRYKNGTSYI; encoded by the coding sequence ATTTTAATGAAGCTAAATATTGAAACAAGAACATTGCACAATACCAGACATACTTTTGCAAGCATGATGTTAAATAATGGAATAGACCCAATGTGGGTATCAAATACTTTAGGTCATGAGAACCTAGATATTACACTCAGAGTTTATGCACATTTTATGCCTAAAAAAGAAAAAATGGTCATAGGCTTTTTAGAAAAGCGGTACAAAAACGGTACAAGCTACATCTAA
- a CDS encoding glycosyl hydrolase: protein MTKKISVILASIGIVALFWYLVGEVFILKDNKNSFSKLECVSYAPFSKDQSPFSFADGMVVSEDLVRNDLALLAKYTDCIRTYSTVGLEMIPRIARENGLKMYMGAWVSSDKAMTQKEINTLIKLAKENQDIVKAVIVGNEVLLRGDATETVLANYIKQVKAALPDIQVTYADVWEFWVKHPKIKEVTDFVTIHILPYWEDDPMNINKSIGHLADVRGEVEAVLKDKNILIGETGWPSEGRAREDAVPSKINQAVFVREFVKLAQKEGWNYNIIEAFDQPWKRVSEGAVGGFWGLFDKNRVDKKVFDGDVSNFPNYKPLAFGSIVLVVLFSFLLKNSQIRTREILLFGTLNTLFAILFMLQIEQYGVTARTMGEFAWAFLVIFVHILIYYFLLANIAYGRKPQILSLKEIFAKKLKGPDSSLMILFYASFVFVTILNISLAFDGRYRNFEIYIFAVSIISFLWLYRGEYQNLIFGKFEKASFLILALTSIAVFINETYLNLFSNIWVLISLGFTCILYSGSKKTAYGELKNFGLYMAVFLAIFTYLKYGFLTNSDFAAECGNSSGSFLCDARAWLALFLYLGKLGIAAVIIATVSFFVNNRYLTFFALFISVGAVLMNNTFLGAAAFILSIFLILKNSNNIIEHSDKKRVL, encoded by the coding sequence GTGACAAAAAAAATATCGGTAATTTTAGCAAGTATTGGCATAGTAGCGCTGTTTTGGTATCTAGTGGGAGAGGTGTTTATCTTAAAAGATAACAAAAACTCTTTTTCAAAACTAGAGTGCGTCTCTTATGCGCCTTTTTCAAAAGATCAATCTCCGTTTTCTTTTGCAGACGGAATGGTTGTCTCGGAGGATTTGGTAAGAAATGATTTGGCTCTGCTTGCAAAATATACTGATTGTATCCGAACATATTCAACCGTCGGACTGGAGATGATTCCTCGTATTGCTAGAGAAAACGGTCTTAAAATGTATATGGGTGCGTGGGTGAGCAGCGACAAGGCGATGACGCAAAAAGAGATTAATACGCTTATTAAGCTGGCAAAAGAGAATCAAGATATAGTCAAAGCCGTTATTGTAGGAAATGAAGTTCTGCTCCGAGGCGATGCAACGGAGACTGTGCTTGCAAACTATATAAAACAGGTAAAAGCCGCGCTTCCCGATATTCAGGTTACATATGCCGATGTTTGGGAATTTTGGGTAAAACATCCAAAAATAAAAGAAGTTACGGATTTTGTAACGATTCATATATTGCCGTACTGGGAAGATGACCCGATGAATATAAATAAATCTATAGGTCATTTGGCGGATGTAAGAGGCGAGGTTGAAGCCGTTTTAAAAGATAAAAATATTTTAATAGGCGAAACCGGTTGGCCATCAGAGGGCAGGGCGCGAGAAGACGCCGTCCCGAGCAAGATAAATCAGGCAGTTTTTGTTAGAGAGTTTGTAAAATTAGCCCAAAAAGAGGGGTGGAACTATAATATCATAGAAGCGTTTGACCAACCGTGGAAAAGGGTAAGCGAGGGAGCTGTAGGCGGTTTTTGGGGACTTTTTGATAAAAACAGAGTCGATAAAAAAGTTTTTGACGGCGATGTTTCAAATTTTCCAAACTACAAGCCGTTGGCGTTCGGTTCTATCGTTCTTGTGGTACTCTTTTCGTTTTTGCTAAAAAATTCGCAAATCAGAACAAGAGAAATACTCCTTTTTGGCACGCTAAATACTCTTTTTGCTATCTTGTTTATGCTTCAAATTGAGCAGTATGGCGTTACTGCAAGAACTATGGGGGAATTTGCATGGGCATTTTTGGTCATATTTGTGCATATCTTAATATACTATTTCCTGCTTGCCAATATTGCATATGGCAGAAAACCTCAGATATTGTCGCTTAAGGAAATTTTTGCCAAAAAGCTAAAAGGTCCCGACTCATCTCTTATGATACTTTTTTACGCTTCGTTTGTTTTTGTAACTATTTTAAATATTTCTCTTGCCTTTGACGGAAGATACAGAAACTTTGAAATCTATATTTTTGCCGTGTCGATTATTTCATTTCTGTGGCTTTACAGAGGAGAGTATCAGAATCTAATTTTTGGCAAATTTGAAAAAGCATCTTTTTTAATTCTTGCATTAACATCAATCGCTGTTTTTATAAACGAAACATATCTCAATCTCTTCTCAAATATATGGGTTTTAATCTCGCTTGGATTTACCTGTATTTTATATAGCGGAAGTAAAAAAACGGCATACGGCGAACTTAAAAATTTTGGGTTGTATATGGCGGTGTTTTTGGCGATTTTTACCTATTTAAAATACGGTTTTTTGACAAATAGCGATTTCGCGGCAGAGTGTGGCAACTCATCAGGCTCTTTTTTATGTGATGCAAGAGCTTGGCTTGCACTGTTTTTGTATCTTGGGAAGTTAGGAATTGCAGCAGTGATTATTGCAACGGTTTCATTTTTTGTAAATAATAGATATCTGACTTTTTTTGCACTGTTTATCAGTGTCGGAGCCGTTTTGATGAATAATACCTTTTTAGGTGCCGCGGCGTTTATTTTATCGATATTTCTTATTTTAAAAAATTCAAATAACATTATTGAACATAGCGATAAAAAAAGGGTTTTGTAA
- a CDS encoding nitrate- and nitrite sensing domain-containing protein — protein MFNNMSIRLKMALMVFVPVIVIFITLGISSYKNYQEVQALKSISLMVSFATKASELVHNLQKERGASAGFISSKGAKFSSELQAIRKDTDKALAEAAKNYKEDLDVGHLSKDLQAKIAKAFDSLSKIGSIRSGVDSLGVAVSVPVSYYTDLNNDFIISIEEMVKMSSNAEMNNLINAFVNFLSAKERSGIERAVLSSTFSQDKFAPGFYEKFIGLLNGQEIFTNKFLFLAPAEIKNFYEESMKSKEVSEVERMRKVALEHPNGGFEIDATYWFATITGKINLLKNVEDAIAKKIEQQVSNLKDTAFNFMLIELTINAVVIFLILVFTFIISNTLTKRVNRFKNEIDDIVSSKDFSKKITNCATDEIGFIQQSANHLSSVAHRALEEAKESLEKSNKHFAESQKQLEANMLTLSLTALLNEGASSGVGSVQVGLAHNMESLKVINDKNAQTETIVEEVKSSTREMEESLNSISIKMHESRENSDQLNNSVNEITNVISLIKDISDQTNLLALNAAIEAARAGEHGRGFAVVADEVRKLAERTQRATSEVEVNINLLKQNSSSMQEFSEHMDREVSSSLEKLEVFNDSLHSLVDGAKDIQLSNKMISNELFITLAKLDHIAFKLSGYSAVFKDDHNFKFSDHTSCRFGKWYLGDAKVSFGATASYSKIDPIHKTVHDKVRTIPEYIKNDAIKNSDNIIKAFSAAESASKELFVTLDSMANEIK, from the coding sequence ATGTTTAACAACATGTCGATTAGGTTAAAAATGGCACTAATGGTTTTTGTGCCCGTGATTGTAATTTTTATTACGCTTGGGATAAGCAGTTATAAAAATTATCAGGAAGTCCAAGCTTTAAAAAGTATAAGTCTGATGGTTTCTTTTGCTACAAAAGCAAGTGAGTTGGTACATAATCTTCAAAAAGAGAGAGGCGCATCGGCTGGATTTATAAGTTCAAAAGGTGCAAAATTTTCATCCGAACTTCAAGCAATCAGAAAAGATACTGATAAAGCTTTAGCGGAAGCTGCAAAAAATTATAAAGAAGATTTGGATGTAGGACATCTCTCAAAGGATTTACAGGCAAAAATTGCAAAAGCATTTGACAGCTTGTCAAAAATCGGGTCAATTAGAAGCGGAGTGGACTCTCTAGGTGTTGCTGTAAGCGTTCCTGTTAGCTATTACACGGACTTAAACAATGATTTTATCATATCAATTGAAGAGATGGTAAAAATGAGTTCAAATGCAGAGATGAATAATCTAATCAATGCTTTTGTAAATTTTTTATCTGCCAAAGAGAGATCAGGGATAGAGCGGGCAGTCCTATCATCTACTTTTTCTCAAGATAAGTTTGCTCCCGGATTTTATGAGAAGTTTATAGGGCTGCTTAACGGTCAAGAGATTTTTACAAATAAGTTTCTGTTTTTAGCGCCTGCAGAGATTAAAAATTTTTATGAAGAGAGTATGAAGTCAAAAGAGGTGTCGGAAGTTGAGCGAATGAGAAAAGTTGCTCTTGAACATCCAAACGGCGGTTTTGAGATAGATGCAACTTATTGGTTTGCTACTATAACCGGTAAAATTAATTTGCTAAAAAATGTTGAAGATGCAATCGCTAAAAAAATAGAGCAGCAAGTCTCAAACTTAAAAGATACAGCATTTAACTTTATGTTAATAGAACTGACTATTAATGCTGTAGTGATATTTTTAATACTTGTTTTTACTTTTATTATCTCAAATACATTGACAAAAAGAGTAAACAGATTTAAAAATGAGATAGACGATATCGTCTCGTCAAAAGATTTTTCTAAAAAAATTACAAATTGCGCAACCGATGAGATAGGTTTCATACAGCAATCCGCAAATCATCTCTCAAGCGTTGCCCATAGAGCGTTAGAGGAAGCAAAAGAGAGTTTAGAGAAATCAAACAAGCATTTTGCAGAAAGCCAAAAGCAGTTAGAGGCAAATATGCTTACGCTTTCGTTAACTGCACTTTTAAATGAAGGCGCATCAAGCGGAGTAGGGAGCGTTCAGGTAGGTCTAGCGCACAATATGGAATCTTTAAAAGTCATAAATGATAAAAATGCTCAAACTGAGACTATAGTAGAGGAAGTGAAGAGTTCTACCCGTGAGATGGAAGAGTCTTTAAACAGTATTTCAATTAAAATGCATGAAAGCCGAGAGAATTCCGATCAATTAAACAACAGTGTTAATGAAATTACAAATGTTATATCTCTTATAAAAGATATAAGCGATCAGACAAACCTGCTGGCACTCAATGCTGCTATTGAAGCTGCAAGAGCAGGTGAGCATGGCAGAGGATTTGCCGTTGTTGCCGACGAAGTAAGAAAACTTGCAGAGAGAACACAAAGAGCGACAAGTGAAGTTGAAGTAAATATAAATCTGCTAAAACAAAACAGTTCGTCGATGCAGGAATTTTCAGAGCATATGGATAGAGAAGTTTCATCGTCTTTAGAAAAACTTGAAGTGTTCAATGATAGTTTACACTCTTTGGTAGACGGTGCAAAAGATATTCAGCTTTCAAACAAAATGATTTCAAATGAGCTTTTCATAACTCTTGCAAAACTAGATCATATAGCATTTAAACTTAGCGGATATAGCGCCGTATTTAAGGATGATCATAACTTTAAATTTTCGGATCACACTAGTTGCAGATTCGGTAAATGGTACCTTGGCGATGCAAAAGTATCGTTTGGAGCGACGGCTTCATATAGTAAAATCGATCCTATTCATAAAACGGTGCATGACAAGGTTAGAACAATACCCGAGTATATCAAAAATGATGCAATTAAAAACTCAGATAATATCATCAAAGCGTTTAGTGCCGCAGAGAGTGCTTCAAAAGAACTTTTTGTTACTTTAGACAGTATGGCAAACGAAATAAAGTAA
- a CDS encoding class II SORL domain-containing protein: MPTINRYVDIDTIERESKKDYIDRHSPFIHCQDSAKEGEMFSITVKMGNEYAHPDDFDHYIANMSLYNGETLLARADFLAGTLGNMKAHATVTFNIIPTGNKLKLTAQAYCTKHGIWESTPKVVEVTN; encoded by the coding sequence ATGCCTACAATCAATCGTTATGTAGATATAGACACTATAGAGAGAGAAAGCAAAAAAGATTATATTGACCGTCACTCACCGTTTATCCACTGCCAAGACAGCGCAAAGGAGGGCGAGATGTTTAGCATAACCGTTAAAATGGGAAACGAGTATGCTCATCCCGACGATTTTGACCACTACATAGCAAATATGTCGCTTTACAACGGTGAAACCCTTTTGGCGCGTGCTGATTTTCTAGCCGGAACTTTAGGAAATATGAAAGCTCATGCAACGGTTACTTTTAACATTATCCCGACCGGAAACAAACTAAAACTTACCGCTCAAGCATACTGCACAAAACACGGCATTTGGGAATCAACGCCAAAAGTTGTGGAAGTAACTAATTAG
- a CDS encoding host attachment protein, translating to MLSKLIIVTDLQRYKLFTNKQDPLGRESVELLESADSLDVHQRLSEKVTDRKGNFQSSRGSGSGEDHNLALEEERRRIKEIAKQISQTLHSHSCKSWYLAAPKAINNKLVELLEPALKDKLEINLHADLTKIPDSELLEHFSK from the coding sequence ATGTTATCAAAACTTATTATCGTCACGGATTTACAGCGTTACAAACTATTTACAAATAAACAAGATCCATTAGGAAGGGAGTCGGTTGAACTTCTTGAAAGTGCCGATAGTTTAGATGTTCATCAAAGATTGAGTGAAAAAGTAACTGATAGAAAGGGTAATTTTCAAAGTTCTCGCGGCAGCGGTTCTGGTGAAGATCACAATCTTGCTCTTGAAGAGGAACGCAGACGCATTAAAGAGATTGCAAAACAGATTTCTCAGACACTTCATAGCCATAGTTGTAAATCTTGGTATCTTGCAGCGCCAAAAGCAATTAACAATAAATTAGTAGAACTTCTTGAGCCTGCTCTTAAAGATAAATTGGAGATAAATCTTCATGCCGATTTGACAAAAATCCCCGATAGCGAGTTGTTAGAACATTTTAGCAAGTAA
- a CDS encoding sensor domain-containing diguanylate cyclase, with protein sequence MYNDFRRAVLFFVFFVFAVQINAMEVIKVNDKTQKIGLSEYSELFFDAQNHFSYEDVSKDLFNDNFKSVKSESSYVGYTNDTAWMRFSILNDAHELFEGKIEIPVSWMSGVSFYIKKGEELNVTNLSPAFSSKVGEVYAKSLFLPITIEPSQNAIVYIKVKSKGALTLAPQLYSQKKAIERLTYINILNGALIGIVFIMLLYNVNNYLRFKDKNYLYFVLYLVSLFFLMGVYYGYGIYPFSKNGSTYNENVSLAMSAFTFFTGLLFTKSFLNVDRYLPSSERYFFTLLLFSALIGCFGFIMGDSLISLYIVMLFSLISFLFLIFVSAFSLHKKISGSIYLLLAWLSLALGTLLSLMSVLGFIHYYDHIYNFYAFSVILNIIMISFALTSRVEDIEMQFELEVKKEHEVADRLNLSKKELRELNEKLERKIQSQERELLAKNKENEKFSVKDEVTQLYNKAKLEEVLTNELHRSKRYLYKFSVIVINIDGMKAINDTHGYQVGNSVMKEMADLIMRNIRYLDTIGRWSESEYLVICPEIDAENGVIVAQHLQKLIEKSKFFFVGRATACFGVTGYHVDDTMQDIMKRGYEALAIAKEGGRNRVEML encoded by the coding sequence ATGTATAACGATTTTAGACGCGCTGTTTTATTTTTTGTTTTTTTTGTATTTGCCGTACAGATCAATGCGATGGAAGTTATCAAAGTCAATGATAAGACACAAAAGATTGGTTTATCTGAGTACTCTGAACTCTTTTTTGATGCACAAAACCATTTTTCATATGAAGATGTATCAAAAGATCTGTTTAATGATAATTTTAAATCGGTAAAATCAGAATCGTCTTATGTCGGCTATACGAATGATACTGCTTGGATGCGTTTTAGTATATTAAACGACGCTCATGAGCTTTTTGAGGGTAAAATTGAAATACCTGTGTCGTGGATGAGTGGTGTGTCTTTTTATATAAAAAAAGGTGAAGAATTAAATGTAACAAATTTAAGTCCGGCTTTTTCGTCTAAAGTCGGGGAAGTTTATGCAAAATCTCTTTTTCTTCCGATAACCATAGAACCTTCGCAAAATGCTATAGTTTATATAAAAGTAAAAAGCAAGGGCGCTTTAACGCTTGCTCCGCAACTTTATTCACAAAAAAAAGCAATAGAGCGTTTGACATATATCAATATACTAAACGGTGCATTAATCGGTATAGTGTTTATTATGCTTTTATATAATGTGAATAATTATTTAAGATTTAAAGATAAAAATTATTTATATTTTGTACTTTATTTGGTGAGTTTATTCTTTTTAATGGGTGTTTATTACGGATACGGCATTTACCCTTTTTCTAAAAACGGCTCTACATATAATGAAAATGTCTCTTTAGCGATGTCGGCATTTACTTTTTTTACAGGTCTGTTGTTTACTAAAAGTTTTTTAAATGTAGATAGATATCTTCCAAGCAGTGAGCGTTACTTTTTTACTTTACTTTTGTTCTCTGCGCTCATTGGCTGTTTTGGTTTTATAATGGGTGATAGTTTGATTTCACTTTATATCGTTATGCTTTTTTCATTAATATCTTTTTTATTTTTGATATTTGTATCTGCTTTTTCACTGCATAAAAAGATTTCAGGAAGTATTTACTTGTTGCTGGCATGGTTATCACTGGCATTAGGAACATTGTTATCATTGATGTCGGTTCTGGGTTTTATACACTATTATGATCATATATATAATTTTTATGCTTTTTCGGTTATATTAAATATCATAATGATTTCTTTTGCATTGACCTCTCGAGTTGAAGACATTGAGATGCAATTTGAACTTGAGGTGAAAAAAGAGCATGAAGTAGCCGATAGACTAAATTTATCAAAAAAAGAGTTAAGAGAGCTAAATGAAAAGCTAGAACGCAAAATTCAAAGTCAAGAGAGAGAACTTTTAGCAAAAAACAAAGAGAACGAGAAATTTTCTGTAAAGGATGAAGTAACACAGCTATACAACAAGGCAAAACTTGAAGAAGTACTGACAAATGAGCTTCACAGATCAAAAAGATATTTATATAAATTTAGTGTAATAGTAATTAATATTGACGGCATGAAAGCCATAAACGACACTCACGGTTATCAAGTCGGAAATTCAGTGATGAAAGAGATGGCTGATTTGATTATGCGCAATATCCGTTATTTAGATACCATCGGTCGCTGGAGCGAGAGCGAATATCTAGTAATTTGTCCGGAAATCGATGCTGAGAACGGGGTCATAGTTGCACAGCATCTCCAAAAACTGATAGAAAAAAGCAAGTTCTTTTTTGTCGGCAGAGCTACTGCTTGTTTTGGAGTAACCGGCTATCATGTCGATGATACTATGCAGGATATAATGAAAAGAGGCTATGAAGCGCTTGCAATTGCTAAAGAGGGCGGCAGAAACAGAGTAGAGATGCTCTGA